A DNA window from Rhineura floridana isolate rRhiFlo1 chromosome 11, rRhiFlo1.hap2, whole genome shotgun sequence contains the following coding sequences:
- the METTL3 gene encoding N6-adenosine-methyltransferase catalytic subunit: MSDTWSSIQAHKKQLDSLRERLQRRRKQDPLDLRNSDLALSPPFRSDSPVPSSVTPSTATEPGDLVTDPELEKKLLHHLSDLGLALPTDALSICHAISTPEAPATQRSVESLLQKFAAQELIEVKRGLLQDDDQPMLVTYADHSKLSAMMGAEAEKKESGEGVGAGGAKRRAGDQDAGIPASVSGAVPSASASSELLKEPPKKSRKQASDLDLEIESLLSQQSTKEQQSKKVSQEILELLNTTTAKEQSIVEKFRSRGRAQVQEFCDYGTKEECMKANDADRPCRKLHFRRIINKHTDESLGDCSFLNTCFHMDTCKYVHYEIDGCADLDAPCGRELNSGQELSLPQAVGRDSSVDRLFPPQWICCDIRYLDVSILGKFAVVMADPPWDIHMELPYGTLTDDEMRRLNIPILQDDGFLFLWVTGRAMELGRECLNLWGYERVDEIIWVKTNQLQRIIRTGRTGHWLNHGKEHCLVGVKGNPQGFNRGLDCDVIVAEVRSTSHKPDEIYGMIERLSPGTRKIELFGRPHNVQPNWITLGNQLDGIHLLDPDVVAQFKQRYPDGIISKPKNM, encoded by the exons ATGTCAGACACATGGAGCTCGATCCAGGCTCATAAGAAGCAGCTGGACTCGCTGCGCGAGCGGCTCCAGCGGAGGCGCAAGCAGGACCCCCTGG ACCTGAGGAATTCAGACCTGGCTCTCAGCCCTCCCTTCCGAAGCGACAGCCCGGTGCCTTCGTCCGTTACACCCAGCACTGCCACTGAGCCAGGGGATCTAGTGACTGACCCTGAGCTTGAGAAGAAACTCCTGCATCACCTCTCCGACCTTGGGCTGGCGCTACCCACGGATGCCTTGTCCATCTGCCATGCCATTTCCACG CCTGAAGCCCCGGCCACTCAGCGGAGTGTGGAAAGCCTCCTGCAGAAGTTTGCAGCTCAGGAGCTCATTGAGGTGAAGCGGGGGCTCCTCCAGGACGATGACCAGCCCATGTTGGTCACCTACGCCGACCACTCCAAGCTGTCCGCCATGATGGGCGCCGAGGCCGAGAAGAAGGAGTCCGGAGAAGGGGTTGGGGCCGGAGGGGCGAAGAGGAGAGCAGGGGACCAGGACGCCGGGATCCCCGCCTCTGTGTCCGGGGCTGTTCCCTCTGCCTCGGCGTCTTCGGAGCTGCTCAAAGAGCCCCCCAAGAAGTCTCGCAAGCAGGCCTCGGACCTGGACCTTGAGATCGAAAGCCTGCTGAGCCAGCAGTCTACGAAGGAGCAGCAGAGCAAGAAG gtgagtcaggaGATTCTGGAGCTGCTGAATACGACGACGGCAAAGGAGCAGTCCATCGTGGAGAAGTTCCGCTCCCGAGGCCGGGCACAAGTGCAAGAGTTCTGTGACTACGGAACCAAGGAGGAGTGCATGAAGGCCAACGACGCCGACCGGCCATGCCGAAAGCTCCACTTCCG CCGCATCATTAACAAGCACACGGATGAGTCGCTGGGGGACTGCTCCTTCCTCAATACTTGCTTCCACATGGACACCTGCAAATACGTGCATTACGAGATCGACGGCTGCGCCGACCTGGACGCCCCCTGTGGGCGGGAGCTCAACTCAGGCCAAGAGCTGTCACTACCCCAGGCGGTGGGGAGAGACTCCAGCGTCGACCGCCTCTTCCCCCCACAG TGGATCTGTTGCGACATTCGCTACCTGGACGTCAGCATCTTGGGCAAGTTTGCCGTGGTGATGGCAGATCCGCCCTGGGACATCCATATGGAACTTCCGTACGGGACGCTCACGGACGACGAGATGAGGCGCCTCAACATCCCCATCTTACAGGATGATGGGTTCCTCTTTCTATGGGTCACTGGCCG GGCCATGGAACTGGGCCGAGAGTGCCTCAATCTCTGGGG GTACGAGCGGGTAGATGAGATAATCTGGGTGAAAACGAACCAGCTCCAGCGGATTATCCGGACAGGGCGCACAGGCCACTGGCTCAACCACGGCAAAGAGCACTGCTTG GTCGGGGTGAAAGGAAACCCGCAGGGCTTCAACCGAGGTCTCGACTGTGACGTCATCGTGGCAGAG GTTCGCTCCACCAGCCACAAACCAGATGAGATCTATGGTATGATTGAGCGGCTCTCACCTGGGACCCGCAAGATCGAGCTCTTTGGACGACCCCATAATGTCCAGCCCAACTG GATCACCCTCGGTAACCAGCTGGATGGAATCCACTTGCTGGACCCAGATGTGGTGGCTCAGTTCAAACAACGTTACCCGGATGGAATCATCTCTAAGCCCAAGAACAtgtag